From Pelosinus fermentans DSM 17108, the proteins below share one genomic window:
- a CDS encoding YwbE family protein, with protein sequence MLSGTERKNIKAGSRVKIVQKQHQGTGQLTEGVVKDLLTNSAIHHRGIKVRLVNGIVGRVQEVIQ encoded by the coding sequence ATGTTGAGTGGGACAGAGCGTAAAAATATTAAAGCAGGCAGCAGGGTGAAAATTGTACAAAAGCAGCATCAAGGCACCGGACAGCTGACGGAAGGTGTGGTAAAAGATCTGCTCACCAATAGTGCGATTCATCATCGGGGTATAAAAGTTCGTTTGGTAAATGGCATAGTAGGCAGAGTTCAGGAAGTGATTCAGTAG
- a CDS encoding LTA synthase family protein codes for MKKVEIQKKYTYERMFFCVSRWEELFNNIQQDIKLFVFVLGVFCLFRIGFIIVLNSYISEAATFQDIAMALYYGIRISLKSTGLVVAASFILCTLLKAFMKDAIIINLRYILGCMYISLLSLLFYARIPYYEQFHMGFNQLLFNTFNDDVHALFYTLVEQYKLPVRLLMTGVTALALCRLLKAWLRTKTYHLPRFSKWYGNIAFRTSLLIIAYYLVIFIRFGGSMTYAYNIDWENSGVTKDEFLNEAILDDVQALYRAYTLHERVMASTGLDLDPQRMIEYGTYVAGHPVDSQKVDDFLKKEAQGGTIQKPQHVFLIIGESYANWPLLPQYKDLNIANGMRNIIAQEDAAYVPAFLPNGMSTISGIMGIVTGLAEANLYLTYLPESYKEPYSTSLAPQMKKLGYKPRFWYAGPTSWERVKDFTLAQGFEEFYGMGDIASQSGNVWGCDDKYLFQAVASGVDHPTPTFDVIMNISNHAPYTVDLEEEGFDRDSVISGLPDNVKEDQELIKKLGHFWYADKVMAEFIKDMRQQYPDSLFIIVGDHADRLNIQLNPSLYERYGIPFIVYGKGIDKNVFSKEVAGSHINVSPTILELLSPPGFVYYSLGESMTRGNGIGFNYGFWVTHDSIGKIGSDSKENMEGIKMTSALDVNFIQKDIDARRAMSWWRIKYGKNMKNAE; via the coding sequence ATGAAAAAAGTAGAAATACAAAAGAAATATACATATGAGAGGATGTTTTTCTGCGTGTCAAGGTGGGAAGAATTATTTAACAATATTCAGCAGGATATAAAACTATTTGTGTTTGTCCTGGGAGTATTTTGCTTATTTCGTATTGGGTTTATTATTGTATTAAATTCTTATATTAGCGAGGCTGCAACCTTTCAGGATATTGCTATGGCGCTTTATTATGGAATACGGATTAGTTTAAAGAGTACAGGTTTGGTGGTTGCAGCTTCTTTTATACTGTGTACCTTACTCAAGGCCTTTATGAAAGACGCAATAATAATTAATCTGCGTTATATTCTGGGTTGTATGTATATTAGCCTTCTTAGCTTATTATTTTACGCTAGGATTCCTTACTATGAACAATTTCATATGGGGTTTAATCAATTGTTGTTTAATACGTTTAATGATGATGTTCATGCACTATTTTATACCTTGGTAGAGCAATATAAATTGCCTGTACGTTTGTTAATGACTGGAGTGACAGCACTGGCATTATGCCGTTTATTGAAAGCATGGCTGAGAACGAAGACATACCATCTGCCTCGTTTTTCCAAGTGGTATGGCAATATTGCTTTTCGTACTTCGCTGCTAATCATTGCATATTATCTTGTTATCTTTATTCGCTTTGGCGGCAGCATGACCTATGCCTATAATATTGACTGGGAAAATTCAGGTGTCACTAAAGATGAATTTTTAAATGAAGCTATCTTAGATGATGTTCAAGCCTTATATCGGGCTTATACACTTCATGAGCGGGTAATGGCATCAACAGGGCTAGATTTGGACCCACAGAGGATGATAGAGTATGGGACATATGTGGCTGGTCATCCAGTAGACTCCCAAAAGGTAGACGATTTCTTGAAAAAAGAAGCCCAGGGAGGAACGATTCAGAAACCGCAGCATGTATTTTTGATCATTGGGGAAAGCTATGCCAATTGGCCGTTGCTGCCTCAGTATAAAGATCTGAACATTGCTAATGGCATGCGAAATATTATAGCGCAAGAGGATGCAGCCTATGTTCCTGCTTTTCTGCCCAATGGCATGAGCACCATTTCAGGCATCATGGGCATTGTAACAGGTCTGGCAGAGGCGAATCTGTATCTTACGTATTTACCAGAGTCTTACAAGGAACCTTATTCTACATCTCTTGCTCCTCAAATGAAAAAACTTGGCTATAAGCCTCGATTCTGGTATGCGGGACCCACATCTTGGGAGCGAGTAAAGGACTTTACCTTGGCTCAAGGATTTGAGGAATTTTATGGCATGGGGGATATAGCAAGCCAGTCTGGCAATGTTTGGGGCTGTGACGATAAATATTTATTCCAGGCAGTTGCTTCTGGTGTAGATCATCCTACGCCGACTTTTGATGTGATTATGAATATCTCGAATCATGCTCCTTATACAGTGGATTTAGAAGAAGAGGGATTTGATAGGGATAGTGTAATTAGTGGATTACCTGATAATGTAAAAGAAGATCAGGAGCTTATAAAAAAACTAGGGCATTTTTGGTATGCTGATAAGGTTATGGCTGAGTTCATTAAGGATATGCGCCAGCAGTACCCCGACAGTCTATTCATTATTGTTGGTGATCATGCAGACCGACTCAATATCCAATTGAATCCTAGCTTATATGAACGCTATGGGATTCCCTTCATTGTCTATGGAAAGGGAATCGATAAGAATGTGTTTTCTAAAGAAGTGGCAGGCAGTCATATTAATGTGTCTCCTACCATCCTAGAATTACTGTCTCCTCCAGGATTTGTTTATTATTCACTAGGTGAAAGTATGACACGGGGGAATGGGATTGGTTTTAATTACGGTTTTTGGGTTACTCATGATTCTATCGGGAAAATTGGCAGCGATAGTAAAGAAAATATGGAGGGAATAAAAATGACCTCTGCTTTAGACGTGAATTTTATACAAAAAGATATTGATGCGAGAAGAGCCATGTCTTGGTGGCGCATTAAATATGGAAAAAATATGAAGAATGCAGAGTAA
- a CDS encoding HD-GYP domain-containing protein has product MLKVKINELKKGDVIAEHILNSEGQVLLAAGTSLTDKTIGLLKLWEIHEIRVREEKDTDDDIRLSLQFDEIVSKNSQLFDKIKKIADSDSPPVEELPTIFNKKSTQQYHDISDKFSKILFDLPQTKNIMPLTVMANIICHYAATTVGVLAYTLKREITPSMQENLANHSISVAIISAKIAKLLGHPEEVIHTIALGALLHDIGKIKLPETIFHKSDCQSAEEELQYQSHVQAGYDIIKSLGLPREANLILLQHHEYQDSSGFPLHLPAAKIHPYAQIVAFANFFDSLLHEKDTPPNFFAIRKKLTQEGATKFDTAIIDAFDHYLESFVFNVNVELNDGRTAEVVYNHPFYMSLVVRTANGEFIDLSKNKDLFIAKLVV; this is encoded by the coding sequence ATGTTAAAAGTCAAAATAAATGAACTTAAAAAGGGAGATGTCATCGCCGAACATATCTTAAATTCCGAAGGACAGGTCTTACTAGCAGCTGGCACCAGCCTTACTGATAAAACCATCGGTTTATTAAAACTATGGGAGATACATGAAATCAGAGTACGAGAAGAAAAAGATACAGATGATGATATTCGTCTATCCTTACAATTCGATGAAATCGTCTCCAAAAATTCTCAGCTTTTTGATAAAATTAAAAAAATAGCTGACAGTGATTCTCCTCCTGTGGAAGAGCTGCCTACCATCTTTAATAAAAAATCCACTCAGCAGTATCATGATATTTCTGATAAATTCTCAAAAATACTCTTTGATCTGCCCCAAACAAAAAATATTATGCCTCTTACCGTAATGGCGAATATCATTTGCCATTATGCAGCAACGACTGTCGGAGTACTTGCTTATACGCTCAAAAGAGAAATCACCCCTTCCATGCAGGAAAATTTGGCAAATCACAGTATATCGGTGGCCATTATTTCTGCAAAAATAGCTAAATTATTAGGACATCCTGAGGAAGTAATACATACTATTGCTTTAGGGGCATTACTCCATGACATCGGAAAAATAAAACTGCCAGAAACCATCTTTCATAAGAGTGACTGTCAGTCAGCAGAAGAAGAATTACAATATCAAAGTCATGTACAAGCTGGCTATGATATCATTAAAAGTTTAGGACTGCCTAGAGAAGCCAATCTGATTTTACTGCAGCACCACGAATATCAAGACAGCAGCGGTTTTCCTCTGCATTTACCAGCTGCCAAGATTCATCCATACGCCCAAATTGTTGCATTTGCCAACTTTTTTGATTCTTTGCTTCATGAAAAGGATACCCCGCCTAATTTCTTTGCAATTCGCAAAAAATTAACCCAAGAAGGTGCCACTAAGTTTGACACTGCTATTATTGATGCTTTTGATCATTATTTAGAAAGCTTTGTATTCAATGTAAATGTAGAACTAAATGATGGGCGTACAGCAGAAGTCGTTTATAATCATCCTTTTTATATGTCTCTTGTTGTACGTACTGCGAATGGCGAATTTATTGACCTCAGCAAAAATAAAGATCTCTTTATAGCAAAATTGGTGGTATAA
- a CDS encoding VOC family protein → MNFKLAHNNINVLDLERSINFYSKALGLVETSRKDMDGFTLVYLGDRQTPHKLELTWMKDRKTAYDLGENEFHLAFITDDMEKAHALHKEMNCICYENKAMNLYFIQDPDGYWLEIMPER, encoded by the coding sequence GTGAATTTTAAATTAGCACATAATAATATTAATGTTTTGGATCTAGAGCGGAGCATAAATTTTTACAGTAAGGCTCTTGGGTTGGTGGAGACATCCAGGAAGGATATGGATGGATTTACCTTGGTTTACCTGGGGGATAGACAGACTCCTCATAAACTGGAATTAACATGGATGAAAGATCGCAAAACTGCTTATGATTTAGGTGAAAATGAGTTTCATCTGGCCTTTATCACAGATGATATGGAAAAGGCACATGCTTTACATAAAGAAATGAATTGTATCTGTTATGAAAATAAGGCGATGAATCTTTATTTCATTCAAGATCCAGACGGCTACTGGCTGGAGATTATGCCAGAGCGATAA